The Candidatus Bathyarchaeota archaeon genome includes a region encoding these proteins:
- a CDS encoding PstS family phosphate ABC transporter substrate-binding protein translates to MRITARTLALSASMLIVGLLIGTLVLAPTLLANQGTAQQPFPQDSAWRNQAIRVVGSTTVLPIANACAIRFMELYNTTSITVEGGGSGRGYSELIDGLCDIADASRKPKQSELDAARQKGVTLVLHEIAIDGIAVIVNPSVTEGLNGPLNLTLEEIGKIFAGVYSKWSEVREGLPDKEIIVFVREHGSGTRATFEEFCMEPFGYEVKTEAAEVPSNPAMRLSIEQTPYSIGYVGLGFVSGNIEVVHVAEENGQPFYAPTYENVKQGTYPLSRYLYMVTNGIPESGSLTDRFIDFVKSPEGQKLVEQCGYVAIYPKE, encoded by the coding sequence ATGAGAATTACCGCAAGAACTTTGGCTTTGAGCGCTTCAATGCTAATAGTCGGACTACTAATTGGAACGTTGGTTCTAGCTCCAACACTCTTGGCGAATCAAGGGACAGCCCAGCAGCCTTTTCCTCAAGACAGTGCTTGGAGAAATCAGGCCATAAGAGTTGTGGGGTCAACTACGGTTCTTCCAATAGCTAATGCATGTGCAATCAGGTTTATGGAATTATACAATACGACTAGCATTACGGTTGAGGGCGGTGGGAGTGGTCGGGGATACAGTGAACTCATCGACGGCTTATGCGACATCGCGGACGCCTCAAGAAAACCTAAGCAGAGCGAACTGGATGCGGCAAGGCAGAAAGGAGTAACGTTAGTTCTTCATGAAATAGCCATAGACGGAATAGCTGTAATTGTAAATCCAAGCGTGACTGAAGGCTTAAACGGCCCATTGAATCTAACTCTGGAAGAAATCGGAAAAATTTTCGCTGGAGTTTACTCTAAATGGAGCGAAGTTAGAGAAGGACTTCCGGACAAGGAGATCATAGTGTTTGTGCGGGAACATGGCTCCGGAACGAGGGCAACGTTTGAAGAGTTTTGTATGGAGCCCTTTGGTTATGAGGTGAAAACTGAAGCCGCGGAGGTTCCCAGTAACCCTGCAATGAGACTGAGTATAGAGCAAACACCTTACTCAATAGGATATGTAGGCCTAGGATTTGTAAGTGGCAATATTGAAGTAGTCCATGTGGCTGAGGAAAACGGCCAACCATTCTATGCTCCAACCTATGAAAACGTAAAACAAGGGACCTATCCACTCTCAAGATACTTATATATGGTGACCAACGGGATTCCGGAGAGCGGTTCTTTAACCGACCGTTTCATAGACTTTGTGAAGAGCCCTGAAGGCCAAAAATTGGTTGAGCAATGCGGGTACGTAGCCATTTACCCAAAAGAATGA